The genomic region AGGGAGGCTGAATATGGCGGGGTTGACGAGACTCGAACTCGCGACCTTCGGCGTGACAGGCCGACGTTCTAACCAACTGAACTACAACCCCGCGTGCTTTAAAGACCCGTGATCCGTTTCCTGGTGGGCGGTACAGGGCTCGAACCTGTGACCTCCGGCTTGTAAAACCGATGCTCTCCCAGCTGAGCTAACCGCCCCGGAAGAAGGCATATTTATAGCCGAGCCCTCCAAATGTGTCAAGGAGAATTTCGGAAATCCGCATCGAACGTGGGCTCAGTGTTCCAGGCGGAGGGTCAGCCACAGATTGCCCAACCCCAGAGCCAGCGCGGCGAGGAACACGGCCGGATAGCCGGAGGCGTCCCAGAGGAACCCGCCAAGGAACGGCACGATCATGGACACCGCGTGATCCAACGTCAGCCCCATGGACAGGGTGGGCGCGATTTCCCGCTTGTCCGCGGCGATTTTGTTCAGGTAGGTGATCCGGGCGATCCGGGTGGCGAACATCAGGCTGTCGAGCACGAACAATCCGTACAACAGATGGATGTTCGCCGAGAGGGCGAACCCCAGGCAGATGGCCGCCATCGCCACGCCGTCGACCACCAGCACGGCGCGCTCGCCGAACCGATCCACCGCCAGACCGAAGTACTGGCGGAACACCACGCCGCCCACCGCCGCCGCCATGACCAGCAGGGCGATGGTCTGGGGCGGCGTGTGGAACACGCTCACCAGCACCCACGGGCTGAACGTGAGGAAGAGCTGCTTGCGGGCGCCCCAGAAAATATTGAGGAGATAGAACCGGGTGTACCGCTTCTTCAGCACGAACCGGCGGTGGTTGCCGCCGCCGTCGCCGGGCAGGCGCAGCCGGCTGAAGGCCACGGCCGCCAGAATCGCCGTGGCGGCGGCCAGCGTGTAGACACCCGGGTAGCGAACGCCCAGCCGGTCCATTAACAGCCAGACGGCCGCGGTGCCCAAGATCATGGACAGGTTCCGCGCACCGGTGAGCTGTCCCAGCCGCCGACCGGCCCGGTTCGCCTCGGCCAGCTTCAGGCCGATGGTGGCTTCGGCGGTGATGAACAGGTGGTCCCCGAGGCTCCATAGCATCATCCAGAAGATCATGAGGGACAGCGTGGGGGACAGGTACCCGAGGCCCAGGATGCCGACCCCGGTCGTCAGTCCCACCAGCACGGCCCACAACCGGAGTGAGAACGCGGCGAGGGCGCCGGTGACGAAGATCATGGCGAAGCCGGGCAGCTCCCGCGGGAATTCGATCAGGCCGCGGGCCGAGGCGCTGACGTGGAACGAGTCGAAGAGGTAATTGTTGAAGGTGGCGGTGAGAATGCCGTTGTTGATTCCCAGCAGCAGGGCGCCGACCAGAAACACCCGCAGGCTCGGACTGGACTCCCGCCATCGGTTGCGGTATCGGGTCAGGATGCGCACGAAACTCCTTCTCACTTTCCCGGCCGTCCGCACATCCGTCAAATTGAGGCAACGCCGGCGGCGAACCGTCATCCAACAGGACTGTCGTCATCGCCGGTCGGGTGTCGCGGCCGGTCAAATAACAGTTGAACACCAGACCGCCTTCATCGTACAAACATCAATCGGCGACGGACGATCCGGAGATGACCGCCCATTATGGCACCGGCGCCGTCGAATGCAACCACTTTCCCAAGGGAGTTCACATGACGCTCCGCCCCTGCCCTGCTCGCCGCTCCTGTTCCAGGCTGCTGCGGGCTCTGGTCGTGATCTTCGCCACCGCGCTAGGCATGCTCCACGCTCCCGCCATCCCGCCGCCGCCTCCGCGGGACGCCGCCGCCCTGCAGCTCACCCTGGACCGGCTGACGGTGCTGGGCAGCATCCTGTATGTGGCGCCCCACCCCGACGATGAAAACACCGCCCTGCTGGCGTACATGGCGCGCGGGCGAAAGGTCCGCGCGGCGTACCTGTCGCTGACCCGCGGCGGCGGCGGCCAGAACCTCATCGGCACCGAGCAGGGACCGCTCCTGGCCGCTGTCCGCACCCAGGAGTTGCTGGCAGCCCGCCGCATTGACGGGGCCGAGCAGTTCTTCACGCGGGCGCGGGATTTCGGCTACTCCAAGACGCCCGAGGAGAGCCTGGCCATCTGGGGCCGCGAGGCCGTGCTGGGCGACGTGGTCTGGGTGATCCGCCGATTCCAACCCGACGTGATCGTCACCCGCTTCCCGTCCACCGGCGAGACGCACGGCCACCATACCGCCTCGGCCATCCTGGCCCTGGACGCCTTCCATGCCGCCGCCGACCCGGCGCGCTTCCCGGAGCAACTCCAGTGGGTCAAGCCGTGGCAGGCGCGCCGGATTTTCTGGAACGCCTGGCGGCCGCCGTCTGATCGCACGTTCGATGCCACCGGTCTCATTCAGCTCAATCCCGGCGCCTACGATCCGCTGTTCGGCGAATCGTTCGCCGAGACCGCCGCCCGCAGCCGTTCCATGCACAAAACCCAGGGATTCGGCGTGCTGGCCCGCCGCGGCGCGTACACCGACTACTTCAAGTTGCTGGCCGGGGAGCCGGCCGCCGCCGACCTGTTCGAGGGCATCGACACCACCTGGGCCCGGGTGCCGGGCGGCGATGCGGTCGGCCGGTTGCTCAGCGAAGCGGCCGCCCGCTTCAATCCCCGCCGGCCCAGTGACGTGCTGCCGCTCCTCCTGCAGGCCTGGGAGGCGCTGGCAGCGCTGGACCATCCATGGGCGGCGGTGAAACGCGAGGAGCTGAGGGACGCCATCCGCGACTGCGCCGGGCTTTGGCTGGAGGCGATCGCCGAAACGGACACGGCCGCGCCGGGCGAAACCATCAAGGTGTCTGTCACCGCCATCAACCGGTCGGGGGCACGGGTCACCTGGACGTCCGTGACCGCCGCCGGCAAGACGGAGACGCGCGACACCGTCCTGGCCGCCGATCAACCCGACACGCGGCAACTCGCCGTGACCATACCGCCGGACGCAGCCGTCTCCCAACCGTACTGGCTGCTCCAGGAGCCCGAGCGGGGCGTCTATCGCGACAACGACCCGTCGCGGCGGGGGCTGGCCGAAAATCCGCCGGCGCTCGAGGTCGTCTTCTATTTGACGTTTGGGAACACGGTCATCGATTTTCCCGTGCCCGTGCGCTACCGCTGGCGCGACGCGGTGGAGGGCGAGCAGTACCGGCCGTTCATCATCCAGCCGCCCGTCATGATCCGCTCGGTGGACCGGGTGGAGATGTTCGCCGACAACCGGCCCCGCGACATCCGCTTCACTGTCGTCGCCGGACGGCCCGGAGTCAGGGGTACGGTCACCGCCGTCGTCCCCGACGGCTGGCAGGTGGAACCGGCCGAACAGCCGTTCGCGCTGGAGCGGAAGTCGGACGAGAGCGCCTTGTCCGTCCGCGTGACTCCGCCTGCCGGCGCCGGCACGGCGGTGCTGGATCTGGCCGCGGTGACCGATGGCGGCACCTATCGTCAGGGCCTGCAGCA from Acidobacteriota bacterium harbors:
- a CDS encoding MFS transporter, whose product is MRILTRYRNRWRESSPSLRVFLVGALLLGINNGILTATFNNYLFDSFHVSASARGLIEFPRELPGFAMIFVTGALAAFSLRLWAVLVGLTTGVGILGLGYLSPTLSLMIFWMMLWSLGDHLFITAEATIGLKLAEANRAGRRLGQLTGARNLSMILGTAAVWLLMDRLGVRYPGVYTLAAATAILAAVAFSRLRLPGDGGGNHRRFVLKKRYTRFYLLNIFWGARKQLFLTFSPWVLVSVFHTPPQTIALLVMAAAVGGVVFRQYFGLAVDRFGERAVLVVDGVAMAAICLGFALSANIHLLYGLFVLDSLMFATRIARITYLNKIAADKREIAPTLSMGLTLDHAVSMIVPFLGGFLWDASGYPAVFLAALALGLGNLWLTLRLEH
- a CDS encoding PIG-L family deacetylase, translated to MTAHYGTGAVECNHFPKGVHMTLRPCPARRSCSRLLRALVVIFATALGMLHAPAIPPPPPRDAAALQLTLDRLTVLGSILYVAPHPDDENTALLAYMARGRKVRAAYLSLTRGGGGQNLIGTEQGPLLAAVRTQELLAARRIDGAEQFFTRARDFGYSKTPEESLAIWGREAVLGDVVWVIRRFQPDVIVTRFPSTGETHGHHTASAILALDAFHAAADPARFPEQLQWVKPWQARRIFWNAWRPPSDRTFDATGLIQLNPGAYDPLFGESFAETAARSRSMHKTQGFGVLARRGAYTDYFKLLAGEPAAADLFEGIDTTWARVPGGDAVGRLLSEAAARFNPRRPSDVLPLLLQAWEALAALDHPWAAVKREELRDAIRDCAGLWLEAIAETDTAAPGETIKVSVTAINRSGARVTWTSVTAAGKTETRDTVLAADQPDTRQLAVTIPPDAAVSQPYWLLQEPERGVYRDNDPSRRGLAENPPALEVVFYLTFGNTVIDFPVPVRYRWRDAVEGEQYRPFIIQPPVMIRSVDRVEMFADNRPRDIRFTVVAGRPGVRGTVTAVVPDGWQVEPAEQPFALERKSDESALSVRVTPPAGAGTAVLDLAAVTDGGTYRQGLQQLAYPHIPTQTLFPPAHLHLVRLDLRRDGRRIGYIMGAGDDVPDCLRQIGYTVDLLSDEALESGDLAAYDAIVAGVRAYNTRSRLATLAGRLADYVAAGGTLVVQYATDRGLVADPVGPLPLTLTRNRVTDEESPVMFLLPEHPVLNTPNRITAADFAGWEQERGLYFAGERDPRFAAPLAMHDPGETPMDGGLVVVRHGRGHFVYTGLAFFRQLPAGVPGAYRLFVNLLSLEAADE